ACTAATCCTCCGACAATCGTTAAAAACGGAGATGAATTCATTTGTGGTGGTGGTACTGCAACTCTTGGTGTAGATCCAGTTACTGGTGGTTCTTATTTATGGTCTACTGGTGCAACTTCTATTACAACAACTATTAATGCTGCAGGTACATATACTGTAACAGTAACGAATTGTGGAGGTACTTCTACTGAAACTTTCACTATTACTACTGAGCCAACTCCGGCTAATACTGTAAATGCAATTGGTCAAACTACTTTCTGTGAAGGTAGCGGATCTTTAGTTTTAAGTGCACTTGAAGGTTCTTCATGGTTATGGTCAAACGGAGCAACTACACAGTCTATTACTTTGAACTCTGCTTCTGAATCTGGATCATATACTTGTGATATTTCAAACTCTTGTGGTGATATGGTAACTTCTTCTGCTGTTACTGTAACTATTCATCCACAACCTGCAACTCCAGTAGTAACTTATTCTGGTAGCGGTGTATATACATCTGATGCAACTAGTGGAAACCAATGGTACTTAGATGGAAACATCGTTCCTGGTGCGACTGACCAAACTTTTAACGCTACAGATTATCAAGGTTCTACCGTATCTGTAATCGTTACAAATTCTGATGGTTGTACTTCTGAAGCTTCTGCAGGTGCTGTAGTTGGTTTAACTGAAATCAAAAACACATTAAACAACGTAAATGTGTATCCTAATCCAAACAATGGATTATTTGATGTAAACTTCAACGCAGCTGTAGCTGGTACTTACGAAATCAAAGTTTCTAATGTTGTAGGTCAAACTCTAGTAAGAAAAACTGTTAGCGTTTCTGGAAACATGAAAGTTAACATGGATGTGACGAACTTCAACACTGGATTATATTTTGTAACTATCGCTAGTGAAGGCGAAGAAAACGTTTACAAATTAATTGTTGAATAATATTCAGATTTATTGAACATAGAAAGGGCGGCAAATAATTTTGCCGCCCTTTTTTGTTTTAAACAATTATATCTCTAATCCACATTTAAAGTCATTGACTTATAACCATACGATTTACCCTCAATCCTAAACATATCCTGTACATCGCTTAATAAATAGAACCCTAATTTTTCATACACACGAATCGCTGGACTATTGATACCTAAAACATCTAAATCCAACCAACTTATACTTGAATCGTTTTTACAATAGTCTATTACAAAATGAAGTAATTGCTGTCCAATCTTTAAGTTTCTGAAATTTCGATCTGTTCCCATGCCCAGCACTACTCTATGCGCTGTATTGGGTTCTTTACGCAAACGAATATCAATATGCCCTACAATTTGATTGTCTTGATTTATGGCCACCCAAAGTTTTCGCCAGCCTATTTCTCCTCTCTTTTTATCAAATCCTTCTCTGAATTTTTTTGCCCACTCATTTGTAAACTTTGATTGTTCTTTAGAGAGTGGTAGAAAAAACAAATCATTATCTCCATTTTCAGATAAATGAACACTTAAGTAATCCAGGAAATCCTTAAGATCTTCTTTACTTAGCTCCTCTATTCGTATTGCGTGCATTGTTATATTTCCAGTTTAGAGTTTCTTCATACTCAGGAGCTGTTAAAAATACATCTCCCAAATGGATTTTAGATATAAAACCATCCTAACATTTACTTCTGGATTAGGGAGTCTTGCTAATATCCTTATACTCCTTGCGTTTCCAAATCTCCGTATACGGATAACCATCCATCGTCATTTTTACCTGTAGTGTATCCCCTTCTAAAGTAAATTCAGCAGAATACTTTTTATCTCCAGGCATGTAGATATTTCCATTGGAATATTTTCCATTTGCATATGTAATCCCATCTAAAAAATAATCCTCTTCGTTTCCCTGTGCTTCGTATTCTGAATTCCCATCATTGTAATAATGCATTTTTCCAATGTACTCGTCTTTATACTTTAGTATTTCATAGATCGCCATATAATAATCATTCTTTACTTCCCAGATTCCAATAATACTATCCCCCGGGCTAGTGCCTAAAATTGTTGATTTCACTTGCTCCGTTAGGCGCTCTTCCTCTGCATTTGTGGTATCCATAACTTCTTGATTTGATTCTATTTCTGTTTTTATCTCAGTGATACTCTCTGCCACCAATTGTTCTTTATGCCTTTGCTTTTCTCCTTTACAAGCAGTAAATGAGAATATCAACAGACCTATTACGATAAAGATTTTTGTGTTCATATTTTCCTTTTTATGATTTGAATTATTTGTAAAACTTGCTTAGATCAATGCAATTAGGGTACGATGTTTTTAATACGCTTTGAAATTTCTGAAAGGCGCAACCAATGTTGATAATATAAAGGGAGGCTCACCACACTTTCAATGTATTGATAGACATACATTATGAGGGCAAATAAAGCGCCATATTGGACTCCTTCGCTCGCTGAAAAGTAAATGGTAATGATGAGTAAAATCATCATGATCAACCAACTAATCGAATAGTTTATGGTTTCGATATCAGACAGTTTTATATTCCACCTCATCAACTTTAACAAATGAAATCGTAATCCTGATTGCTGGTTAGATCGAATGACATCAACCTGAGACTCCAGCTCATTATTAAATTTATGATTATAATCCAGGGTCCGCCCCCCACTTAATACATAAATAAATAACACTACTGCTCCGGTTACCAAAGCACCAAGAAATGTATTCCAGCTCAAAAAAGCTAAAATCGTCATTACACCAATTAATCCTATACTGTGTTGAACAATCATGGGTAATTCATTTTCAGCAAACCGCACCATTTCAGCCAACATATTCAGGCGGGCAGTTTTTAAAGAGTGTTTTTCTTTTGGAATGAACTTTAACACGATCGTACTAATTCTGATATAAATCTTAGCATAAAATCGGGAATCAAAATACCTTCGAAATCCTCCCATAATAATCAGTAATCCGCCTAGCAGTCCCAGGTTCCATATTCCTGACAAGTTTTTATGGAGCATTCCATCAATAGCCTGACCAATGAAATATGGAAATAAGACACCCAATAAAGCTTCAACAATGATGATTAAAATAGTAAACCCTAATCGCCATCGAAACTGATATATAATCTCTCTAATATCCATACAAGTAGTTTAAAACGAGTTCAGAATATAAAATGCTCCATAGGGATAAGACAATCCACAGAATGGTAATCACCCAAAACATGATAGGGTCTTCATCTCTGCTGTAACTATCCATGAAAAAGGTATATCTGGTTTTAATCCCATGGAAACTCCAGAAGAGAAATAACGCGGCAAAATAGAAATTGAAATGTTCATACCATAAAGCCACAGGTAATAGCAGCAAAGCGATAAATGTTTTCCATTTCGTTTCTTTTTTACTTACTGTTTTAGAAATTGCAGATAATTCCGGTTGAGGTTCATCCTTTTTTTTTACTCCTTCTCTTTTTTCTCTATTCCACTTTTCTGAAGTCTGATAGACTTCCCAGGTCCCCATTTCCAATTCTAACGGACTCATTTTAGCGGGTTGAAATACCGCGTGCGAACCATCATATTTAGACCAGTCTTTCGTTAAAATACGCCCCTCCGTATCTAATTTATTAAAAGTCTCTGAACCCGGAAACGGGATCATTAAATGCGGATATACCACATCAATATCTATGTCCTTTATAAAATCTAAAGTTTGATCAAAAATTCGGTGGTCATGAGCATCAAATCCAAAAAGGAAATCTCCTACCACCTCAATTCCATAGCTTTTTACAATTTCGACATATTCTTTTATCTGATTGGGCTTCACAAACGTTTTTCCTTGTTCTTTTAACGCTTCTTCGGATGGTGTTTCTATTCCAAACAATAAAGTCTTCACACCCGCCTCTTGTGCGGCTGCCAATAGATCTTTGTTCTTCGCAATCAAAACCGTGGTCTCCCCGTAAAAATTCATGTTTAAGGGAGCTAATGCTTTAAACAATTCCATGGCATATCTCTTATTCTGCGTCAGGTTATCAGAATGCAATTCAACCCATTCCACACCAAGCTTTTTCAGTTCTTTTAGTTCTGCAACAATATGTGGAATGGGACGTAAAGAAAATTTATCAAAGAATTGGTGGACCAAACAAAAATCACAATGCATTGGACATCCTCTACTCACCACAACCGACCAGGTCCAATTGTATTCCGAAACCGAAATTATATCGGTCGGATACGGTTTCAATTCTGCCAAATCCAATTGAGACGTTCGTTTGTAGGACTTCTTTAAAGTATTGTGTGCGATATCTTTAAAAATATCTTCCCATAGCCCCTCAGATTCACCAAGAATCAAAGTATCTGCATTTTCAGCAGCTTCATCTTGAAAAAAGAATGTGTGTAATCCACCTAATATGGTCACCTTTCCCTTTTTACTAAAAGCTTCTGTGATTTCATAAGCTCTGTACGCATCAGGCGTTGACATAAAAACAGCCACTACATCCGCATTTGAATCCAAATTGGTTTTCATACCAATGGTTTCATCGCACATCTCAATCTCTATACCCTGAGGCATGGCTGCAGCTGCGGAGAATATGTTTTGGGGCGGACCACCGGTTTCAGCTTTATACTCCGAATAAGAACTTCCGGCAGAGGCTTTAATCAAATATATTTTCATGGTCATAAGGCTTTTAAATTCAGTGTAATTCGAATAACCAGATTTAAATCCGGTGAATTACAGTACGAACTTACATTTGATTCATCAGAAACTTTTTGACCTAAATCAAGAAGTGCCTTATGACCTGATATTTCTTTCCGTTTTAGAAAAATGCTTGATTACATAGGCCCCGGGTTAATCGCAATAAAGATTCCTACTTTAAACCTCTATCTCATTTTAGGGTAGATAACTTCCCTCCTAGCCAAGCCATTGGAATATATGCCAATAGAAGATCGGTAACTACAAACCACGTTGGAGCAGGAATCATATTGGCAGCCACAATACCTCCAATTAAAAATATACCTCCCATTCCCATCGCAAACGCCATCTTATGATTTTTAGCGATCAAGCTTACAGACCATGCCCCGGCAAGGGTTCCCAAAGCATGCGCTAAAAATGGAAATATAAAATACTTAAAACTCAGTGTGGGCATCACTCGTTTTAAATCTTCAAGATTATTCGGATCAATACCAACTATTGGAAAGGTATTGTGTCCTAATTTGATCAATGCAAAATTCAAAGCATGCCCAATTAATAATCCAATGATAACGGCTAAAATGTTTCTTAAAATAGTTTTCATGACTTGTTTCGTTCTGGAGAATAATTTATTGTTCTGCGTATTTCTTAAATGCGGTCATGTACTTTATAGACTGCTTTTTAAACATAGGCTTTAATGCAAATCCCAACCACTTCATTATACCCTTTAACTCCATGGTGGTGTGACTTGTTTGCTTCACCAGATTTTCAGATACCTGTTCAAAAATTAATTCTACAATATTCTGTCCCATTTTACTATCGTAAGCAAACTTGATTTGATTCGGAAGATTTTGTTCTACGATAGATTCTATGATCACCATTTCCTTATTGTTGAACAAATAATTCAGATTTCGCTTAGATCCAACCTTTCCAAATTGTCCATCAATTTGTTCTGTGTTTTGCAAGCCTTCGGTCCATTCTTTGGCTCCATCCGGAGCAATAATTTTCTCTGCTACATGGCTTAATGAACCATTAATTTCGTTGGATAAGGTATATTTCATCACATTACTTTTTGATCTCTTTTACCGGAATGCAGAAGTCTAAATCAAAATAATCCCAATTCAATACATGCTCCCGATCTCTGAAAACTTCTAATCCGGGAAGATGTTCAGGTTCATAAGAGCTATTGATCAACCAATGATTAAACATAAAATTAATTGCGGTAGCCACTTTATTAAAATCACCCGAAACTGTCGTTACCGCATATTTACATTTAGGCAACACCTTAGTTTCGATACCACCACCCTTTTGTACCACAAAATCATGAGGTATGGTGATACATACCTCATAAGTATATTTCTCTTTGGGAGTCACATACGGGTCATCTTTTGACATTCCAAATATGGTTCCTGTCTCAAACAGTCCCTGACTTTTAGCCCACTCTATGATTTCTGAATATACTTTCAAAACAACACCTTCTTTAAAAGAATCTTTGACTCGGATAAAGGCAATTTTCCGTTGTGGAAATTCTTCAATCCTCACCGGGAAATCGTTTTTAAACTCCTCTGCATTCTCCGAACAATAATATTGATCTATATCGTGCAATTCTTTGCGAATCTTGCTATTCTCTATCGCACCACCATTTCTGTAGATACTGGGTGCACATCCAAAATACTGTTTGAAAGACCTGGACAAAGTCGCAGGTGAGGAAAAGCCACATTCATAGGAAATCTGAGCAATGGAATCCTTAGAGAACTTCAGTAATCGGGCTACTTTTTCTAATCGCACACGATTCGTATAATCAAACACTGATTCTCCAGTAACTGCTGTAAAAATTCTATGAAAATGATAGGATGAAAAAAATGAAACCGAAGCCAATTCATCCAGCGAAATTGACCGATCTAAATTATTGTTGACATAGTCCATAGCCAGATTCATCCGGCTTTGATATATTTCGTTTGATGTACCCAATTTGATTCTTTAAACATGTTACAGATGGTTAAAGGTACATTTCTTGGGGATATGTCATAGACTAATATTAGTTTCATCACGATTATTGAAAACCAACCATTCAAAAAGCGCGTACCATTTAATTTACAATAAAATACAAAAACACTAAATCTTTTAATTGGTAATCATAATCTTTTTATTGATTTGATGATCGCCATTAATGATTTGAATATGATAGATTCCAGCTGCTAAGTTTTGGGGTAACATTATCTCATTTTCACCAGATTCGAGTTGGGTTTGCGTGGTAAAAACTAAATTTCCAACAGCATTGAACAACCTGATTTGAGTATTACCACTTCCATTTAAAACCCTTGATAACCTAATAGTTAGCTTAGTTTGATAAGCAAATACATTAATTGATTCCTGAAGTGGATTCCCTTCTACTGAATTTACATAATCAAAACGAAGTACAAACCTACCCCAATTATCAAACTCATTTGTCTCAATAATTTGCGTATCACTATCAGTGGTATAAAACAGATAATACAACGCAGTTTGAATTGGAGTTGGATAACTTATAACTACATTTCCGTTTAAGGTATCTCCAACAGTAATAGCTACTTCGTTTACATCTTTTATTAGTTGATCTCCTACTCCATAACTATCATCATCGGACCAGTAAAATGAAGTTTTAGATGGTATCCCATCTAATGTTCCTGAATTTAAGATCTGATAATTAATGGGTACCGTTGAATGTACTAACTGTATATCGATTGTATCAAAATTTTGATCCAGTGCCGTATAGTTTACATATGGAGAAAATGTTATTACGAATACACCTGTATTATTATTTTCATCGATCTCGATTATGTTTTGATCTGCATCAATTTCATAAAATAAATAATAAGACCCGGTATATCCAACACTTGGATAGTTAATATTTGCAGT
This genomic interval from bacterium SCSIO 12643 contains the following:
- a CDS encoding DUF2147 domain-containing protein; this translates as MNTKIFIVIGLLIFSFTACKGEKQRHKEQLVAESITEIKTEIESNQEVMDTTNAEEERLTEQVKSTILGTSPGDSIIGIWEVKNDYYMAIYEILKYKDEYIGKMHYYNDGNSEYEAQGNEEDYFLDGITYANGKYSNGNIYMPGDKKYSAEFTLEGDTLQVKMTMDGYPYTEIWKRKEYKDISKTP
- a CDS encoding GNAT family N-acetyltransferase; translation: MHAIRIEELSKEDLKDFLDYLSVHLSENGDNDLFFLPLSKEQSKFTNEWAKKFREGFDKKRGEIGWRKLWVAINQDNQIVGHIDIRLRKEPNTAHRVVLGMGTDRNFRNLKIGQQLLHFVIDYCKNDSSISWLDLDVLGINSPAIRVYEKLGFYLLSDVQDMFRIEGKSYGYKSMTLNVD
- a CDS encoding AraC family transcriptional regulator produces the protein MGTSNEIYQSRMNLAMDYVNNNLDRSISLDELASVSFFSSYHFHRIFTAVTGESVFDYTNRVRLEKVARLLKFSKDSIAQISYECGFSSPATLSRSFKQYFGCAPSIYRNGGAIENSKIRKELHDIDQYYCSENAEEFKNDFPVRIEEFPQRKIAFIRVKDSFKEGVVLKVYSEIIEWAKSQGLFETGTIFGMSKDDPYVTPKEKYTYEVCITIPHDFVVQKGGGIETKVLPKCKYAVTTVSGDFNKVATAINFMFNHWLINSSYEPEHLPGLEVFRDREHVLNWDYFDLDFCIPVKEIKK
- a CDS encoding SRPBCC family protein yields the protein MKYTLSNEINGSLSHVAEKIIAPDGAKEWTEGLQNTEQIDGQFGKVGSKRNLNYLFNNKEMVIIESIVEQNLPNQIKFAYDSKMGQNIVELIFEQVSENLVKQTSHTTMELKGIMKWLGFALKPMFKKQSIKYMTAFKKYAEQ
- a CDS encoding radical SAM protein yields the protein MKIYLIKASAGSSYSEYKAETGGPPQNIFSAAAAMPQGIEIEMCDETIGMKTNLDSNADVVAVFMSTPDAYRAYEITEAFSKKGKVTILGGLHTFFFQDEAAENADTLILGESEGLWEDIFKDIAHNTLKKSYKRTSQLDLAELKPYPTDIISVSEYNWTWSVVVSRGCPMHCDFCLVHQFFDKFSLRPIPHIVAELKELKKLGVEWVELHSDNLTQNKRYAMELFKALAPLNMNFYGETTVLIAKNKDLLAAAQEAGVKTLLFGIETPSEEALKEQGKTFVKPNQIKEYVEIVKSYGIEVVGDFLFGFDAHDHRIFDQTLDFIKDIDIDVVYPHLMIPFPGSETFNKLDTEGRILTKDWSKYDGSHAVFQPAKMSPLELEMGTWEVYQTSEKWNREKREGVKKKDEPQPELSAISKTVSKKETKWKTFIALLLLPVALWYEHFNFYFAALFLFWSFHGIKTRYTFFMDSYSRDEDPIMFWVITILWIVLSLWSILYSELVLNYLYGY